From a single Streptomyces misionensis genomic region:
- a CDS encoding amino acid ABC transporter ATP-binding protein: MTATATPPTVPAALEVHDVHKWYGTHRVLGGIDLTVRPGEVTVVIGPSGSGKSTLLRVINHLEKPDIGQVSVGGELIGVRRVGGRLRELGERAVLAQRGRIGFVFQNFNLFPHLTVLDNVAAAPVATGRLGRPEARELARELLTRVGLGDRTGAYPRTLSGGQQQRVAIARALALRPGIILFDEPTSALDPELVGEVLSVIKDLATSGTTLVIVTHEIGFAREIADRIVFIDAGRIVEQGPPAQVLDNPRHERTRDFLARVL, from the coding sequence ATGACCGCCACCGCCACCCCGCCCACGGTCCCGGCCGCGCTGGAGGTGCACGACGTCCACAAGTGGTACGGCACCCACCGCGTCCTCGGCGGCATCGACCTGACCGTGCGCCCCGGCGAGGTCACCGTCGTCATCGGGCCCTCGGGATCGGGCAAGTCCACGCTGCTCAGGGTGATCAACCACCTGGAGAAGCCCGACATCGGCCAGGTCAGCGTCGGCGGCGAACTCATCGGCGTCCGGCGCGTGGGCGGGCGGCTCAGGGAACTCGGCGAGCGCGCCGTCCTCGCCCAGCGCGGCCGGATCGGATTCGTCTTCCAGAACTTCAACCTCTTCCCGCATCTGACCGTCCTCGACAACGTGGCCGCCGCCCCGGTCGCCACCGGCCGCCTCGGCAGGCCCGAAGCCCGGGAACTCGCCCGGGAGCTGCTCACCCGGGTCGGCCTCGGCGACCGCACCGGCGCCTACCCGCGCACGCTGTCCGGCGGCCAGCAGCAGCGGGTCGCCATCGCACGCGCCCTGGCCCTGCGCCCCGGCATCATCCTCTTCGACGAGCCCACCTCCGCGCTCGACCCGGAACTCGTCGGCGAGGTCCTCTCCGTCATCAAGGACCTCGCCACCAGCGGCACCACCCTGGTGATCGTCACCCACGAGATCGGCTTCGCCCGCGAGATCGCCGACCGGATCGTCTTCATCGACGCCGGCCGGATCGTCGAACAGGGCCCGCCCGCCCAGGTGTTGGACAACCCCCGGCACGAACGCACCCGCGACTTCCTCGCCCGGGTCCTGTGA
- a CDS encoding putative leader peptide: protein MSEDPRRVPCARVLRTARSAVLHSRPHIDLLRVAGALCRP, encoded by the coding sequence ATGAGCGAGGACCCGAGGCGCGTCCCGTGCGCCCGCGTCCTGCGCACCGCCCGCTCCGCCGTGCTGCACTCCCGGCCCCACATAGACCTCCTGCGCGTGGCCGGCGCGCTCTGTCGCCCCTGA
- a CDS encoding LLM class flavin-dependent oxidoreductase, giving the protein MSSAPDSHNPDHLHLAVALEGTGWHPASWREPVARPGELFTAGYWAEQVAEAERALLDFVTFEDGLGPQSSRPLEPDDRTDQVRGRLDAVLVASRVAPLTRHIGLVPTVVATHTEPFHISKAIATLDYVSTGRAGLRVRISARPDEADHFGRRTIARVEAPDSPDAQELLGDLLDEAADHVEVVRRLWDSWEDDAEIRDRATGRFIDRDKLHYIDFEGRFFSVKGPSITPRPPQGQPLVTALGHRTLPYRLIARQADLGYVTPHDAAHARAIVAEIRAEQRAAGRAGQTLHLFGDLLVFLDDSRAAAEARRERLDALAGEPYTGDARIFTGTAAELADLLEEFAAAGLTGFRLRPAVAGHDLPRVGRDLVPELQRRGRFRTAYEADTLRGLLGLARPANRYAAAAATAV; this is encoded by the coding sequence GTGTCCTCTGCACCCGACTCGCACAACCCCGACCACCTCCATCTCGCCGTCGCCCTGGAAGGCACCGGCTGGCATCCCGCCTCCTGGCGCGAGCCGGTCGCCCGTCCCGGGGAACTGTTCACCGCCGGATACTGGGCCGAGCAGGTCGCCGAGGCCGAGCGCGCGCTGCTCGACTTCGTGACCTTCGAGGACGGCCTAGGCCCGCAGTCCTCGCGCCCGCTGGAGCCCGACGACCGCACCGACCAGGTCCGCGGCCGGCTCGACGCGGTCCTCGTCGCCTCCCGCGTCGCCCCGCTCACCCGGCACATCGGCCTGGTCCCGACCGTGGTGGCCACGCACACCGAGCCGTTCCACATCTCCAAGGCGATCGCCACCCTCGACTACGTCAGCACCGGCCGCGCCGGACTGCGGGTGCGGATCAGCGCACGGCCCGACGAGGCCGACCACTTCGGCCGCCGCACCATCGCCCGTGTCGAGGCCCCCGACAGCCCGGACGCCCAGGAACTGCTCGGCGACCTGCTGGACGAGGCGGCCGACCATGTGGAGGTCGTGCGCCGGCTCTGGGACAGCTGGGAGGACGACGCCGAGATCCGCGACCGGGCGACGGGCCGCTTCATCGACCGGGACAAGCTGCACTACATCGACTTCGAGGGCCGCTTCTTCAGCGTCAAGGGCCCCTCCATCACGCCCCGCCCGCCCCAGGGGCAGCCGCTGGTCACCGCCCTCGGCCACCGCACCCTGCCGTACCGGCTGATCGCCCGCCAGGCCGACCTCGGATACGTCACCCCGCACGACGCGGCGCACGCCCGGGCGATCGTCGCCGAGATCCGCGCCGAGCAGCGGGCGGCCGGCCGGGCGGGTCAGACCCTGCACCTGTTCGGGGACCTCCTCGTCTTCCTGGACGACAGCCGCGCCGCGGCCGAGGCCCGGCGGGAGCGGCTGGACGCGCTCGCGGGGGAGCCGTACACCGGCGACGCCCGGATCTTCACCGGTACGGCCGCCGAACTCGCGGATCTGCTGGAGGAGTTCGCGGCCGCCGGGCTGACCGGGTTCCGGCTGCGGCCCGCCGTCGCCGGGCACGACCTGCCGCGCGTCGGCCGCGACCTGGTGCCCGAACTCCAGCGCCGGGGCCGCTTCCGCACCGCCTACGAGGCAGACACCCTGCGCGGCCTGCTCGGCCTCGCCCGCCCCGCCAACCGCTACGCCGCAGCAGCGGCCACCGCCGTCTGA
- a CDS encoding ABC transporter substrate-binding protein codes for MPSHPFRRRLIRALSAATAVASLAGTLAACGGDSEAATTTDAAGTVTVGRVSNGAAKPTELKVSEVKALNAELPAAVRRSGTLKIAVGALPDGFPPLAYIGGDQKTLTGAEPDFGRLVAAVLGLKPQFSNATWENMFVGIDSGKADVGFANITDTEERKKKYDFASYRKDNVGFEVLKKSTWNFDGDYENLAGKTVAVDSGTNQERLLLEWQSKLKAEGKTLTVKRYAGKNATYLALTGGRIDAYFAANPGVAYHVTRTAASPDPTRSAGTYSGAGASLQGLIAATTKKDSGLAKPIADAVNHLIRSGQYAKWLAAYNLSDEAVAKSEVNPPGLPLSDS; via the coding sequence ATGCCCAGCCACCCCTTTCGACGCCGTCTGATCCGCGCCCTGTCCGCGGCCACCGCGGTCGCCTCCCTCGCCGGCACCCTCGCCGCCTGCGGCGGCGACAGCGAGGCGGCCACCACGACCGACGCGGCCGGCACGGTCACCGTGGGCCGGGTCTCCAACGGGGCCGCCAAGCCGACCGAGTTGAAGGTCTCCGAGGTCAAGGCCCTCAACGCCGAACTGCCCGCGGCCGTCCGCAGGAGCGGCACCCTGAAGATCGCCGTGGGCGCGCTGCCCGACGGCTTCCCGCCGCTCGCCTACATCGGCGGCGACCAGAAGACCCTCACCGGAGCCGAGCCCGACTTCGGCCGACTGGTCGCCGCGGTCCTCGGACTCAAGCCCCAGTTCTCCAACGCCACCTGGGAGAACATGTTCGTCGGCATCGACAGCGGCAAGGCCGACGTCGGCTTCGCCAACATCACCGACACCGAGGAGCGCAAGAAGAAGTACGACTTCGCCTCCTACCGCAAGGACAACGTGGGCTTCGAGGTGCTGAAGAAGAGCACCTGGAACTTCGACGGCGACTACGAGAACCTCGCCGGGAAGACCGTGGCCGTCGACAGCGGCACCAACCAGGAGAGGCTCCTCCTGGAGTGGCAGAGCAAGCTGAAGGCCGAGGGCAAGACGCTCACGGTCAAGCGCTACGCCGGCAAGAACGCCACCTATCTGGCGCTGACCGGCGGCAGGATCGACGCCTACTTCGCCGCCAACCCCGGCGTCGCCTACCACGTCACCCGCACCGCCGCTTCACCCGACCCCACCCGCAGCGCGGGCACCTACTCCGGTGCGGGCGCGAGCCTCCAGGGGCTGATCGCCGCCACCACCAAGAAGGACAGCGGCCTGGCCAAGCCCATCGCGGACGCCGTCAACCACCTGATCAGGAGCGGGCAGTACGCCAAGTGGCTGGCCGCCTACAACCTCTCCGACGAGGCCGTGGCCAAGTCCGAGGTCAACCCGCCCGGCCTGCCGCTCAGCGACTCCTGA
- a CDS encoding M12 family metallopeptidase produces the protein MTRRLCSLPRQPAPSFGPGLTAERLGALLAGRRMWVNGTVLHYCFLDAGHDASVIPVPGTGELRRVPWAGGKEQQDVVRECFAQWEALGVGVAFAEVGDRGEAELRIGFQAGGGSWSAVGREALAVGRAERTMNLGWDVTAQGERGTVLHEIGHALGLVHEHQNPSAGLHWDDEAVYAELAGPPNHWSRETTYTNVLRALDAGESRGAVWDPCSVMALPFGPGLVLEPERYRGGLRPAGTPSELDREFVLRWYPPAGGGGPRPLEPFCSAPLALGPGEQADFLVEPPETRDYTVGTFGDADAVLVVFEEREGEPRFLAGHDDGGTPDNAAVRVRLVRGRRYVVRVRLYSTWGSGRTAVMCW, from the coding sequence ATGACCCGACGCCTGTGCTCGCTACCGCGGCAGCCGGCCCCGTCCTTCGGACCGGGGCTGACCGCCGAGCGGCTGGGCGCGCTGCTCGCCGGGCGGCGCATGTGGGTCAACGGCACGGTGCTGCACTACTGCTTCCTCGATGCCGGCCACGACGCCTCGGTGATCCCGGTGCCCGGCACCGGGGAGCTGCGCCGGGTGCCGTGGGCCGGCGGCAAGGAGCAGCAGGACGTGGTCCGCGAGTGCTTCGCGCAGTGGGAGGCACTGGGGGTGGGCGTCGCCTTCGCCGAGGTCGGCGACCGGGGGGAGGCCGAGCTGCGGATCGGGTTCCAGGCCGGCGGGGGGTCCTGGTCCGCGGTGGGCCGGGAGGCGCTGGCGGTGGGCCGGGCCGAGCGCACCATGAATCTCGGGTGGGACGTGACCGCGCAGGGGGAGCGCGGCACGGTCCTGCACGAGATCGGGCACGCGCTCGGCCTGGTGCACGAGCACCAGAACCCGTCCGCCGGGCTGCACTGGGACGACGAGGCCGTCTACGCGGAGCTGGCGGGCCCGCCGAACCACTGGAGCCGGGAGACGACGTACACCAACGTCCTGCGTGCGCTCGACGCCGGGGAGTCCAGGGGCGCGGTGTGGGACCCGTGCTCCGTGATGGCCCTGCCGTTCGGTCCGGGGCTGGTGCTGGAGCCGGAGCGGTACCGCGGGGGGCTGCGTCCGGCCGGCACACCCTCGGAGCTGGACCGGGAGTTCGTGCTGCGCTGGTATCCGCCGGCCGGCGGGGGCGGGCCGCGGCCGCTGGAGCCGTTCTGTTCGGCACCACTGGCCCTCGGCCCGGGCGAGCAGGCGGACTTCCTGGTCGAGCCGCCGGAGACCCGCGACTACACCGTGGGCACCTTCGGCGACGCCGACGCCGTGCTGGTGGTCTTCGAGGAGCGGGAGGGGGAACCGCGTTTCCTCGCGGGCCACGACGACGGCGGCACCCCGGACAACGCGGCCGTGCGGGTCCGGCTGGTCCGGGGGCGCCGCTACGTCGTCCGGGTCCGTCTGTACTCCACGTGGGGGTCGGGGCGGACGGCGGTGATGTGCTGGTGA
- a CDS encoding CHAT domain-containing protein: MRGVTAGSEPVLELLPMVFADPGEARARAELVLEAAPAPLAASIAHQVLGIWQRDFGDLRVALRHLRRARDLAARADSADREADVLATLGVALVHAGRTRQGLASFERGVARGTGHTRARVLYRRAYVWWVLGHHREALEDVRRALPVLRQLGDDIWTARALTLRATVHLALGAVERADADFTAAERLWGTTGQEHDKADAVESRGLAAFRSGDVPAALRLLDEAEERYAKLGTPTYMLSIRRCEVLMAAGLAPEALAEADAAIALLDRIGGQSTRKAELLLAAARAARSAGDAPTAIARAAVAVRLFAAQRRLWWETHARLVLIEARVADGRRSGRLVGDAAAVAERLASFGSPAAPEASLLAGRIALALGWTADAERHLAVAARGRHAGPAPARMTGWAAQALRARAAGSRRGVLEACRRGLDVLDDHRMTLGASELRAHVTAQGAELAALAQEVSLTHGGPRRLLEWSERWRATVLSAPPTRPPADPALLSGLTAYREIAARAEEARMEGRPVPALEREQRRLEREIRSRTRHIRGSAPHEGSRFDVSRLLDRLGDGRLVELAVVGGRVHVLLCGQGRVRRFAAGPLAEAVAEAEYVQAGLRRLAHPGAEARLPLVEAAGERLQELLLGGAVPQLGTGPVVIVPPGALHRVPWALLPALRDRVLSVSPSAGSWLRARETEPPRDGRTVLVRGPGLATGGAEVPELADRYGTATVLEGEGAQVPRVLAELDGAGLAHLAAHGTFRADSPLFSALRMADGPLIVHDFERLDRSPYRIILSSCDTARLASVGADELLGLVTALLPLGTAGVVASSAPVNDAAVIPLMLALHKGLTAGLSLAEALRDARTTLPSDTVHQATGWAFAAFGAA, encoded by the coding sequence ATGCGAGGCGTGACAGCGGGAAGCGAGCCGGTCCTCGAACTGCTGCCCATGGTGTTCGCCGACCCCGGCGAGGCCAGGGCGCGCGCCGAGCTGGTGCTCGAAGCCGCCCCGGCGCCGCTGGCCGCCAGCATCGCCCACCAGGTGCTCGGCATCTGGCAGCGGGACTTCGGCGATCTGCGCGTCGCGCTGCGGCATCTGCGGCGGGCTCGGGACCTGGCCGCGCGCGCCGATTCGGCGGACCGCGAGGCGGATGTGCTGGCGACGCTGGGGGTCGCACTGGTGCACGCGGGGCGCACGCGGCAGGGGCTCGCCTCCTTCGAGCGGGGGGTCGCGCGCGGCACCGGCCACACCCGGGCCCGGGTGCTCTACCGGCGGGCCTACGTCTGGTGGGTGCTGGGGCACCACCGGGAGGCGCTGGAGGACGTACGGCGGGCCCTGCCGGTGCTGCGGCAGCTGGGCGACGACATCTGGACCGCGCGGGCGCTGACCCTGCGGGCCACCGTGCACCTGGCGCTCGGCGCGGTCGAGCGGGCCGACGCGGACTTCACGGCGGCGGAGCGGCTGTGGGGCACCACGGGCCAGGAGCACGACAAGGCGGACGCGGTGGAGAGCCGGGGGCTGGCCGCCTTCCGCTCCGGGGACGTCCCGGCGGCGCTGCGGCTGCTGGACGAGGCGGAGGAACGGTACGCGAAGCTCGGCACGCCCACCTACATGCTGTCCATCCGGCGCTGTGAGGTGCTGATGGCCGCCGGCCTCGCCCCGGAGGCGCTGGCCGAGGCGGACGCGGCGATCGCCCTGCTCGACCGGATCGGCGGGCAGTCCACCCGCAAGGCCGAACTGCTGCTGGCCGCCGCGCGGGCGGCCCGCTCGGCCGGGGACGCGCCCACCGCGATCGCCCGCGCGGCCGTCGCGGTACGGCTGTTCGCGGCGCAGCGGCGGCTGTGGTGGGAGACGCACGCCCGGCTGGTGCTGATCGAGGCGCGGGTGGCGGACGGGCGCCGCTCGGGGCGGCTGGTCGGGGACGCGGCGGCGGTGGCCGAACGGCTGGCCTCCTTCGGTTCCCCCGCAGCGCCCGAGGCCTCGCTGCTGGCCGGCCGGATCGCGCTGGCGCTCGGCTGGACGGCGGACGCGGAGCGGCATCTGGCGGTGGCGGCCCGCGGCCGGCACGCGGGTCCGGCGCCGGCCCGGATGACCGGCTGGGCGGCGCAGGCGCTGCGGGCCCGCGCGGCCGGTTCCCGGCGGGGCGTCCTGGAGGCCTGCCGGCGCGGTCTGGACGTGCTGGACGACCACCGGATGACGCTGGGCGCCTCGGAGCTGCGCGCCCACGTGACCGCGCAGGGCGCCGAACTGGCGGCGCTGGCCCAGGAGGTGAGCCTCACCCACGGCGGTCCCCGGCGGCTGCTGGAGTGGAGCGAGCGGTGGCGGGCGACCGTGCTGTCCGCGCCGCCGACCCGGCCGCCCGCCGACCCGGCGCTGCTCAGCGGCCTGACCGCCTACCGGGAGATCGCGGCCCGCGCGGAGGAGGCCCGGATGGAGGGCCGTCCGGTCCCGGCGCTGGAGCGGGAACAGCGGCGCCTGGAGCGGGAGATCCGCTCGCGCACCCGCCATATCCGCGGCTCCGCCCCGCACGAGGGCAGCCGCTTCGACGTGTCCCGGCTGCTGGACCGGCTCGGCGACGGCCGGCTGGTGGAACTCGCCGTGGTCGGGGGGCGGGTGCATGTGCTGCTGTGCGGGCAGGGCAGGGTGCGGCGGTTCGCGGCCGGGCCGCTCGCGGAGGCGGTGGCCGAGGCCGAGTACGTGCAGGCGGGGCTGCGGCGGCTCGCGCACCCGGGGGCGGAGGCGCGGCTGCCGCTGGTGGAGGCGGCGGGCGAACGGCTCCAGGAGCTGCTGCTGGGTGGTGCCGTGCCGCAGCTGGGGACGGGGCCGGTGGTGATCGTGCCGCCGGGGGCGCTGCACCGGGTGCCCTGGGCGCTGCTGCCCGCGCTGCGCGACCGGGTGCTCAGTGTGTCGCCGTCGGCGGGCAGCTGGCTGCGCGCCCGGGAGACGGAGCCGCCCCGGGACGGCCGCACCGTGCTGGTGCGCGGCCCGGGTCTCGCCACGGGCGGCGCGGAGGTGCCGGAGCTGGCCGACCGCTACGGCACGGCGACGGTCCTGGAGGGTGAGGGCGCGCAAGTACCGCGGGTGCTGGCGGAGTTGGACGGCGCGGGGCTGGCGCATCTGGCCGCGCACGGCACCTTCCGGGCCGACAGCCCGCTGTTCTCCGCGCTGCGGATGGCCGACGGCCCGCTGATCGTGCACGACTTCGAGCGCCTGGACCGCAGCCCGTACCGCATCATCCTCTCCAGCTGCGACACCGCCCGTCTCGCCTCGGTCGGCGCCGATGAACTCCTCGGTCTGGTCACCGCGTTGCTGCCGCTGGGCACGGCCGGGGTGGTCGCCAGCAGCGCCCCGGTCAACGACGCCGCCGTGATTCCGCTGATGCTCGCCCTGCACAAGGGCCTCACCGCGGGCCTGTCGCTGGCCGAGGCTCTGCGCGACGCCCGCACCACCCTGCCCTCCGACACGGTGCACCAGGCCACGGGCTGGGCGTTCGCGGCCTTCGGAGCGGCGTAG
- a CDS encoding NtaA/DmoA family FMN-dependent monooxygenase (This protein belongs to a clade of FMN-dependent monooxygenases, within a broader family of flavin-dependent oxidoreductases, the luciferase-like monooxygenase (LMM) family, some of whose members use coenzyme F420 rather than FMN.) → MSKPLKQIHLAAHFPGVNNTTVWSDPAAGSHIEFDSFAHFARTAERAKFDFLFLAEGLRLREQGGKIYDLDVVGRPDTFTVLAALAAVTDRLGLTGTINSTFNEPYEVARQFASLDHLSGGRSAWNVVTSWDAFTGENFRRGGFLPQEERYSRAKEFLATANELFDSFGAGEVLADQATGTFLRDAKAGAFVHRGQHFDIHGRFNVPRSPQGRPVIFQAGDSDEGREFAASGADAIFSRYAGLAEGRAFYADVKGRLAKYGRRPEELLILPAATFVLGDTDAEAAELAREVRRQQVSGATALKHLEFVWNRDLSAYDPEGPLPDVDPVVSEEHISRGRAQVRMYRDPVAIAREWRQLAEANKWSIRDLVINTGNRQTFVGAPRTVARSINEFVQADASDGFILVPHITPGGLDPFADKVVPLLQEQGVFRADYEGTTLRDHLGLAHPDSAAPAAERAAS, encoded by the coding sequence ATGAGCAAGCCGCTGAAGCAGATCCACCTGGCCGCCCACTTCCCCGGCGTCAACAACACCACCGTGTGGAGCGACCCGGCAGCCGGCAGCCACATCGAGTTCGACTCCTTCGCGCACTTCGCGCGCACCGCCGAACGCGCCAAGTTCGACTTCCTGTTCCTCGCCGAGGGGCTGCGCCTGCGCGAACAGGGCGGGAAGATATACGACCTCGACGTGGTCGGCCGCCCGGACACCTTCACGGTGCTGGCCGCCCTCGCCGCCGTCACCGACCGGCTCGGGCTGACCGGCACGATCAACTCCACGTTCAACGAACCGTACGAGGTGGCCCGCCAGTTCGCGAGCCTGGACCACCTCTCCGGCGGCCGCTCCGCCTGGAACGTCGTCACCTCCTGGGACGCCTTCACCGGCGAGAACTTCCGCCGCGGCGGCTTCCTGCCGCAGGAGGAACGCTATTCGCGCGCCAAGGAGTTCCTGGCCACCGCGAACGAGCTGTTCGACTCCTTCGGCGCCGGCGAGGTCCTCGCCGACCAGGCCACCGGCACCTTCCTGCGGGACGCCAAGGCAGGCGCCTTCGTGCACCGGGGGCAGCACTTCGACATCCACGGCCGGTTCAACGTGCCGCGCTCCCCGCAGGGCCGCCCGGTGATCTTCCAGGCGGGCGACTCCGACGAGGGCCGCGAGTTCGCCGCCTCCGGCGCGGACGCCATCTTCAGCAGGTACGCCGGGCTCGCGGAGGGCCGGGCGTTCTACGCCGACGTCAAGGGCCGGCTCGCCAAGTACGGCCGCCGCCCCGAGGAGTTGCTCATCCTGCCCGCCGCGACCTTCGTGCTCGGCGACACCGACGCCGAGGCCGCCGAACTCGCCCGCGAGGTGCGCAGGCAGCAGGTCAGCGGGGCCACCGCCCTCAAGCACCTGGAGTTCGTCTGGAACCGCGACCTGTCGGCGTACGACCCGGAGGGACCGCTGCCCGACGTCGACCCGGTGGTGAGCGAGGAGCACATCTCCCGGGGCCGTGCGCAGGTACGGATGTACCGGGACCCGGTCGCCATCGCCCGCGAGTGGCGGCAGCTCGCGGAGGCCAACAAGTGGTCCATACGCGACCTGGTCATCAACACCGGCAACCGGCAGACCTTCGTCGGCGCCCCGCGGACCGTCGCCCGCTCCATCAACGAGTTCGTGCAGGCGGACGCCTCCGACGGGTTCATCCTCGTGCCGCACATCACCCCCGGCGGCCTCGACCCGTTCGCCGACAAGGTGGTGCCCCTCCTCCAGGAGCAGGGCGTCTTCCGCGCCGACTACGAGGGCACCACCCTGCGCGACCACCTGGGCCTGGCCCACCCCGACTCCGCCGCCCCGGCCGCCGAGCGGGCCGCCTCCTAG
- a CDS encoding helix-turn-helix transcriptional regulator produces MRTYEQDAKTLELPWPFTGRADELELVRGASATGRRGIVVTGPAGRGKTRLITEAVRGTEHARVTGTPEARHLPFAAFAHLLDGTGSLHGAVRALSGVRLLVVDDAHLLDEASAALVHQLAVHGRTRLVVAATDGVPAPGAVSRLWTGEVLPRLALAPLPAEDTAELLAGAALEPLTVRRLHHLCRGDLRLLRDLVTALVAGGRLVPVPGTGERAWRGPLPVTPAVRERLAPVRERTGPGEREILERLAFAEPATLPLSGFDPAALGLSGSHPSGSELDVLERLETDGLIVVGEDGAVALADPLHGPALRAATGRLRARRLTGGPYRLGAALDAEQHDLRRRMAELDVRPAPTPVGDWLLAEGGPVPAGYAAVRARYARLRGEVRDAAAWAREGLRREPGHAGCGAELALAAAESDEPGRLGPDGDDGHAHRTAVRLGLPAGPLPAGSVFARHAEALARRDGAALDRAAMALEERGFLLFAAEAHAQAVRAHRDPRAARRSRTRALALARRCQGARTPVLAGLVLGELTARQRQIVALAASGLSNREIAERLTLSVRTVGNHLYSAYTRLGTGDRGALPCLVAETA; encoded by the coding sequence GTGAGGACTTACGAACAGGACGCGAAGACCCTCGAACTGCCCTGGCCGTTCACCGGCCGGGCGGACGAACTGGAGTTGGTGCGGGGGGCGTCGGCCACCGGCCGGCGCGGCATCGTGGTGACCGGGCCCGCGGGACGCGGCAAGACCCGGCTGATCACCGAGGCGGTCCGGGGCACCGAGCACGCCCGGGTGACCGGCACGCCCGAGGCCCGCCACCTGCCGTTCGCGGCGTTCGCGCACCTGCTGGACGGCACCGGCTCGCTGCACGGAGCGGTGCGGGCGCTGTCCGGGGTCCGGCTCCTCGTCGTGGACGACGCCCACCTGCTGGACGAGGCCTCCGCGGCGCTGGTCCACCAGCTCGCCGTGCACGGCCGCACCCGGCTGGTCGTGGCCGCGACCGACGGCGTCCCGGCGCCCGGCGCGGTGTCCCGGCTGTGGACCGGGGAGGTGCTGCCCCGGCTGGCCCTTGCCCCGCTGCCCGCCGAGGACACCGCCGAACTCCTCGCCGGAGCCGCCCTGGAACCGCTCACCGTGCGCCGGCTGCACCATCTGTGCCGGGGGGACCTGCGGCTGCTGCGCGACCTGGTGACCGCGCTCGTGGCCGGCGGCCGGCTCGTGCCCGTGCCCGGCACCGGCGAGCGGGCCTGGCGCGGGCCGCTGCCGGTCACCCCGGCGGTGCGCGAACGCCTCGCGCCGGTACGGGAGCGGACCGGCCCCGGCGAACGCGAGATCCTCGAACGCCTCGCCTTCGCCGAACCGGCGACGCTCCCCCTGTCCGGCTTCGACCCGGCGGCCCTCGGCCTGTCCGGCTCCCACCCGTCCGGCTCCGAACTGGATGTCCTGGAGCGCCTGGAGACGGACGGGCTGATCGTGGTGGGTGAGGACGGCGCGGTGGCACTCGCCGACCCGCTGCACGGCCCGGCCCTGCGCGCCGCCACCGGCCGGCTGCGGGCCCGCCGGCTGACCGGCGGCCCCTACCGCCTCGGGGCCGCGCTCGACGCCGAACAGCACGATCTGCGACGGCGGATGGCCGAGCTGGACGTGCGGCCCGCGCCCACGCCGGTGGGGGACTGGCTGCTGGCGGAGGGCGGCCCGGTGCCGGCCGGGTACGCCGCCGTACGGGCCCGGTACGCCCGGCTGCGGGGCGAGGTGCGGGACGCGGCGGCGTGGGCGCGCGAAGGGCTGCGGCGGGAACCGGGGCACGCCGGGTGCGGCGCCGAACTCGCGCTCGCCGCAGCCGAGTCCGACGAGCCGGGGCGCCTCGGGCCCGACGGTGACGACGGCCACGCGCACCGCACCGCCGTACGGCTCGGCCTGCCCGCCGGTCCGCTCCCGGCGGGCAGCGTGTTCGCCCGGCACGCCGAGGCGCTGGCGCGGCGGGACGGGGCCGCGCTGGACCGGGCCGCGATGGCCCTGGAGGAGCGCGGTTTCCTGCTGTTCGCCGCGGAGGCGCACGCCCAGGCGGTACGGGCGCACCGGGACCCGCGGGCCGCGCGGCGCTCCCGCACCCGGGCGCTGGCGCTCGCCCGCCGCTGCCAGGGCGCGCGCACCCCGGTCCTGGCCGGGCTGGTGCTCGGCGAACTCACCGCGCGCCAGCGGCAGATCGTCGCCCTCGCGGCCTCGGGACTGAGCAACCGGGAGATCGCCGAGCGGCTGACGCTGTCGGTGCGCACGGTGGGGAACCATCTGTACAGCGCGTACACGCGGCTCGGCACCGGGGACCGGGGGGCGCTGCCCTGCCTGGTGGCGGAGACGGCGTAG